GCTGGTCTGCCTGGTGCTCTATTTCAGCCTGTCCGCCAGCGGGTTCGCCAGCCCGCGTTCGGCCGTGTTCGTCCTGCAATCGGTGGCCATCACCGGCATCCTCGCGCTGGGGGTGACCTGCACGCTGGTGGTGGACGGGTTCGACCTGTCGATCGGGTCGGTCGCCACCTCGGCGCTGATGCTGTCGGCCTATGCGATGGTGATCCTCGAATACCCGGCGGTGGTGGCGGTGCTGCTGTGCCTGGCGATGGGGGCGCTGGTCGGGCTGGTCAACGGGTTGCTGATCGTGAAATTCAAGGTGCCCGACCTGCTGGCGACGCTGGGCATGATGTTCCTGCTGATCGGCTTGCAGCGCATTCCCACGCAGGGCAATTCCATCGCCACCGGCATGAGCCTGCCCGACGGGTCGGTGGCCGAGGGCAGTTTCTCGGCCGCGTTCCTGTGGATCGGGCGGCACCGGTTCGATGTCGTCCTCGAGCGGCTGGTGCCGGTGCCGGTGGTGCTGTTCCTGCTGATCGCGCTGGCGATCTGGGTCTTTCTCGGGTTCACCCGGCACGGGCGGCTGATGTATGCGATCGGGTCGAACGAACGGGCGGCGGCGCTCGTCGGCACCAATGTGAACCGCTACAAGATCGTGGCCTACATGATCTCGGGCGTGATGGCCTCGGTGGGGGGCATATTGCTGGCGGCGCGGCTGGGGCGCGGCGATATCGCGTCCGGCAACAACCTGTTGCTGGACAGCGTCGCCGCCGCGCTGATCGGGTTTGCCGTGCTGGGCGCGGCCCGGCCCAACGCATTCGGCACCGCGGTCGGCGCGCTGTTCGTGGGCATCTTGCTGCAGGGGCTGACGATGATGAACGCGCCCTATTACACGCAGGATTTCGTCAAGGGCGTGGTCCTGGTGGTCGCGCTGGTGTTCACCTTCTACCTGTCCGCGCGGCGCGGCACGGGTGGACATAACTGATCTGACAGAGGGAGGAAGACATGCTGAGACGTGAGATGATGAAACTGGCCGGCGCGGCGGCGCTGGCGCTGGGGGCCGGCCTGGGCGCGGCGCCCGCGCTGGCGGCGGACATGCCGGCGCCGTTCGACAATCCGGGCGAGGTCAAGATCGCGCTGGTGCGCTACCTGTCCACCGGCGACTTCTTCCAGGCCTACCTGGCCGGCGTCGAACGGCAGGCCGAGGCGCTGGGGGTCGACCTGCGCGTGCTCGACAGCCGCCAGGATGCCGCGCTGCAGGCGGATATGGTCGATCAGGCCATCGCGCTGGGCGTGGACGGCATCGTGATCCAGCACGGGCTGACCGAATCGATGAAAGAGGCCGCCCAGCGCGCGGTGGACGCGGGCATCAAGGTGGTCGCCTTCGACGTGAACGTGGAAAACCCGGCGATCCCGCAGATCGAGCAATCCGATTACCTGCTGGGCAAGCTGGCGCTGGAGCAGGCGCTGAAGGACAACGGCACCGAATTCACCGCCGGTTACGTCTATGTGCCGGGCATCGCCCCGCTCGACCGCCGCCATGTGGCGTGGGAAGAGGTGAAAGAGGCCAATGCCGGCATCACCGAAGCCGCCATGTTCGGCACGCTCGACAACCCGATCGCCAATTCGGTCGCCAACCAGGCGCGGTCGGTGCTGCAGGCCAATCCAACGATCTCGGTGGTGTTCGCGCCCTATGACGAGTTCGCCAAGGGCGTGAAGATCGCGGTGGACGAGGCCGGCATGTCCGGGGATGTGGACATCTATTCCGCCGATGTCTCGACCGCCGACATCTCGGCGATGCGCGAACCGGGGTCTGCCTGGGCCGCGACCGTGGCCACCAACCCCGCCGTGGTGGGCGAGGTGTCGGTGCGCACGCTGGCGCTGATGCTGGCCGGCGAAGACCCCGGACAGCAGGTCGTGGTGCCGCCGACCCTGATCACGCAGCAGTTCCTGAACGACGAGGACATCAAGAACATGGACGACCTGGCGGCCAAGATGCCCGCCTTTGCCCATGCGGATGTGGCGATGGCCGACTGGATGCCGCTGGCCGGCCGCTGAGCGCCGGTGAGATCGGGAAACGGCCCGCGCGCCCCGCGCGGGCCGTTTTCGTATCCGCTCAGATCTTCACCCGCTCCATCTTCGGATCGTAGAGCGGTGCCAGCGTGACCGAACAGGGCACCCGTTCGGTGGCCACCTCCAGCTCATAGCGGCCGCTCAGCACGAAATCGCGGTCCACGCCGTCGGGGTTGCGCACATAGCCCAGCCCGATGGGCATCCCCAGATGATGGCCGAACCCGCCCGAGCTCAGCCAGCCGACGCGCTGCCCGTCGCGATAGATCGTTTCCCGCCCCAGCAGCACCACCCCGGGATCGTCCACGGTGAAACAGGCCAGCATCTTGGCCACCCCGGCCGCACGCTGCGCCGCCACCGCCTCGCGCCCCTTGAACGGCGTGTTCCGCTTCATCTTGACCGCCCAGCCCAGCCCGGCCTCGTCGGGCGTATGGTCGGGGCCGATGTCAGCCCCCCAGGCGCGATAGCCCTTTTCCAGCCGGCAGCTTTCGATGGTGCGATAGCCGGCATTGACCAGCCCGTGATCGGCCCCTGCCCGCATCAGCGCGCGATAGACGGTGACCGCATATTCCACCGGCAGGTGCAGTTCCCAGCCCAGTTCACCGACATAGGTGACCCGCAGCGCCAGCACCGGGCAACCGGCGATCCCGATGGTGCGCGCGGTCCCGAAGGGAAAGCCCGCGTTCGACAGGTCGGCGCGGGTCACCTGCGTCAGGACATCGCGCGCGTTCGGCCCCATCAGCGACAGCGTCGCCCGGCCCGATGTCACATCGAACAGCTGGCAGTTCATCCCGTCGGGTATGTTGCGGGCGATCCAATTGAAATCATGGGTGGCAAAGCCGGTGCCGGTGACGATGTAATATTCGTCCCGCGCCACGCGGGCCACGGTCAGGTCGCATTCGATGCCGCCACGATCGTTCAGCATCTGGGTATAGACCAGCGACCCCACGGGCCGGTCGGTGTCATTGGCGGCGATCCAGTCCAGCGCCGCCGCCGCATCCGGCCCCTTCAGCACGAATTTCGCGAACGAGGTCTGGTCGATCAGCACGGCGGCGTTGCGCACGGCCGCATGTTCGCGGGCCACCGCCGCAAACCAGTTCTGGCGGCCAAAGCTGTAGACATCCTCTGCCACCTCGCCCTGCGCGGCATCGGCAAACCAGTTGGGTCGTTCCCAGCCCAGCTTTTCCCCGAAACAGGCGCCCTGCCGGGCCAGTTCGTCATAGAGCGGCGAGCGGCGGCACGGCCGTCCGGACCGGTGTTCTTCATGCGGCCAGGCCATCGTGTAGTGCTTGGCATAGGCCTCGATGGTGCGGGTGCGCACCCAGTCGGTGTCGAAATGCGGTGCGCCGAACCGGCGGATATCGGCGGACCACAGATCATAGGGCGGTTCGCCCGACTTGACCCATTCGGCCAGCGCCATCCCCGCCCCGCCCCCGGCGGCGATGCCAAAGGCATTGAACCCGGCGCCGACAAAGAAGTTCCGCTGCTCGGGCGCCTCGCCGATGATGAAATTGCCGTCGGGCGTAAAGCTCTCGGGGCCGTTGGTCAGCGTCTTGATGCCCGCCTTTTCCAATGCCGGAACACGGCCCAGCGCCAGTTCCATGATCGGCTCGAAATGGTCGAAATCGGAATCCAGCAATGAATAGTGGAACCCGGACGGGATACCGTCGACGGCCCAGGGGATCGGGTTGGGTTCGTAACCGCCCATCACCAGCCCGCCGACCTCTTCCTTGAAATAGGTCAGCCGATCCGGGTCGCGCAGCGTCGGCAGGTTGCCGGGAACGCCGAAGGCTTCGGTCACGAGATACTGGTGCTGCATCGACACCAGCGGAACATTGACCCCGAACCGCGCGGCAAATTCGCGGCTCCACTGGCCGGCGCAGAGCACGACCTTTTCGCAGCCGATGCGGCCGCGATCGGTGATCACGGCGCGGATCGTGCCGTGCTCGATCTCGATATCCGTGACCTTGGTATCCTCGCGGATCAATGCGCCCTTCATGCGCGCGCCCCTGGCCAGCGCCTGGGTGATGTCGGACGGGTTGGCCTGCCCGTCGGTCGGCATGAAAGCCGCGCCCACCACGTCGGACACGTCCATCAACGGCCACAGGTCCCGGGCTTCGTTCGGGGTCAGCAATTCCATATCGAGACCAAAGGAATGGGCGGTGGTGGCCTGCCGTTTCACCTCGGTCCAGCGTTCGGCGTTGCAGGCCAGCCGCAGCCCGCCATTCATCTTCCAGCCAGTGCCAAGCCCGGTTTCCGCCTCGAGCCCGCGATAGAGATCGACCGAATAGCCCAGCAGCTGGGTGATATTGGCGTTCGAGCGCAATTGCCCGACCAGGCCGGCGGCGTGAAAGGTGGTGCCCGAGGTCAGTTTCCGGCGCTCCAGCAGGATGCAATCGATCCCCAGCCGGGCCAGATGATAGGCGGTCGAGCAGCCGACGATGCCGCCGCCAATGATCACAACCTGCGCGGAAGAAGGAATATCGGTCATCACGATGGCCTCAGCTGTTCATGTAATCGGAATGGGCGGCGCGAAAACGGGTCAGGTTCTCGGCGGTATAGGCGGCAAAATCCAGATCGAGCGCCGAGGTGATCTCGGACACCATGCTCCACATAGTTTCGCGCAGGAGCGACGCGCATTTCATCGCGTGGTAGCGCCGCAGCAGCGCGTCATCGGCGGGCGCCTCGAAATAGAGCTCCAGCATCCGCGTCTCCTGCGCCTCGGACAGCCCGTTATTCGACGCCAGCCCGCCCAGATCGAACAGCGGGGAGTTGAACCCGGCATAATCCCAGTCGATCAGCCACAGCCGGTCGCCGTCATCGAGAAAATTCGCCGCCAGCAGGTCGTTGTGGCCGAACACGATGTCGAACGGCCCCGCATCGGCTTCGAGCCGCGCGGCGATATCGAGAAATCCCGGCAGCAGCGCGGCATGTGCGCTGCCGCCGTCGCGCAGCGTGGCGGCATAGTCGCGGATCACATGAAAGACCCAGAACACCAGCGCCGGCCCGCGCAGG
This is a stretch of genomic DNA from Pukyongiella litopenaei. It encodes these proteins:
- a CDS encoding ABC transporter permease, with the translated sequence MNDQRFLNFAIRYGFLILLVCLVLYFSLSASGFASPRSAVFVLQSVAITGILALGVTCTLVVDGFDLSIGSVATSALMLSAYAMVILEYPAVVAVLLCLAMGALVGLVNGLLIVKFKVPDLLATLGMMFLLIGLQRIPTQGNSIATGMSLPDGSVAEGSFSAAFLWIGRHRFDVVLERLVPVPVVLFLLIALAIWVFLGFTRHGRLMYAIGSNERAAALVGTNVNRYKIVAYMISGVMASVGGILLAARLGRGDIASGNNLLLDSVAAALIGFAVLGAARPNAFGTAVGALFVGILLQGLTMMNAPYYTQDFVKGVVLVVALVFTFYLSARRGTGGHN
- a CDS encoding substrate-binding domain-containing protein encodes the protein MLRREMMKLAGAAALALGAGLGAAPALAADMPAPFDNPGEVKIALVRYLSTGDFFQAYLAGVERQAEALGVDLRVLDSRQDAALQADMVDQAIALGVDGIVIQHGLTESMKEAAQRAVDAGIKVVAFDVNVENPAIPQIEQSDYLLGKLALEQALKDNGTEFTAGYVYVPGIAPLDRRHVAWEEVKEANAGITEAAMFGTLDNPIANSVANQARSVLQANPTISVVFAPYDEFAKGVKIAVDEAGMSGDVDIYSADVSTADISAMREPGSAWAATVATNPAVVGEVSVRTLALMLAGEDPGQQVVVPPTLITQQFLNDEDIKNMDDLAAKMPAFAHADVAMADWMPLAGR
- a CDS encoding choline kinase family protein — protein: MDDAQAVARIRALPCWRSEVTVAPLGGGLTNHNYLVSDGADRRVARLGEDIPVHHVLRFNELAASRAAHAAGLSPAVLHVEPGVTVFEYVDARTYGEEDVRAPGALERIVPLIRRCHREVPDHLRGPALVFWVFHVIRDYAATLRDGGSAHAALLPGFLDIAARLEADAGPFDIVFGHNDLLAANFLDDGDRLWLIDWDYAGFNSPLFDLGGLASNNGLSEAQETRMLELYFEAPADDALLRRYHAMKCASLLRETMWSMVSEITSALDLDFAAYTAENLTRFRAAHSDYMNS
- a CDS encoding GcvT family protein — translated: MTDIPSSAQVVIIGGGIVGCSTAYHLARLGIDCILLERRKLTSGTTFHAAGLVGQLRSNANITQLLGYSVDLYRGLEAETGLGTGWKMNGGLRLACNAERWTEVKRQATTAHSFGLDMELLTPNEARDLWPLMDVSDVVGAAFMPTDGQANPSDITQALARGARMKGALIREDTKVTDIEIEHGTIRAVITDRGRIGCEKVVLCAGQWSREFAARFGVNVPLVSMQHQYLVTEAFGVPGNLPTLRDPDRLTYFKEEVGGLVMGGYEPNPIPWAVDGIPSGFHYSLLDSDFDHFEPIMELALGRVPALEKAGIKTLTNGPESFTPDGNFIIGEAPEQRNFFVGAGFNAFGIAAGGGAGMALAEWVKSGEPPYDLWSADIRRFGAPHFDTDWVRTRTIEAYAKHYTMAWPHEEHRSGRPCRRSPLYDELARQGACFGEKLGWERPNWFADAAQGEVAEDVYSFGRQNWFAAVAREHAAVRNAAVLIDQTSFAKFVLKGPDAAAALDWIAANDTDRPVGSLVYTQMLNDRGGIECDLTVARVARDEYYIVTGTGFATHDFNWIARNIPDGMNCQLFDVTSGRATLSLMGPNARDVLTQVTRADLSNAGFPFGTARTIGIAGCPVLALRVTYVGELGWELHLPVEYAVTVYRALMRAGADHGLVNAGYRTIESCRLEKGYRAWGADIGPDHTPDEAGLGWAVKMKRNTPFKGREAVAAQRAAGVAKMLACFTVDDPGVVLLGRETIYRDGQRVGWLSSGGFGHHLGMPIGLGYVRNPDGVDRDFVLSGRYELEVATERVPCSVTLAPLYDPKMERVKI